The following proteins come from a genomic window of Thermoproteus sp.:
- a CDS encoding 50S ribosomal protein L40e codes for MPITLDPEKLRIVLEHRFNYKVCRNCGAKNPPDAVKCRRCKSRNLRLKKFKSK; via the coding sequence ATGCCTATTACTCTAGACCCCGAGAAGTTGAGGATAGTATTGGAACATAGGTTCAACTATAAGGTATGCCGCAATTGCGGAGCCAAAAACCCGCCCGATGCGGTGAAGTGTAGGAGGTGTAAGAGCAGAAACCTCCGCTTAAAGAAATTCAAGAGCAAATAG
- a CDS encoding ferredoxin, with product MLKVLIKSSDCFACGLCYVLAPNLFVEGPEGKAEVAGRYRGGSPYEGLIPDELAPEAVRGMMACPVKAIDVVEE from the coding sequence GTGCTGAAGGTACTCATAAAGAGTTCGGACTGCTTCGCCTGTGGGCTTTGTTATGTCTTAGCTCCAAACCTCTTCGTGGAGGGGCCGGAGGGCAAAGCCGAAGTGGCTGGGCGCTATAGAGGCGGCTCGCCCTACGAGGGCCTAATCCCCGACGAGCTCGCCCCCGAGGCCGTAAGGGGCATGATGGCTTGTCCCGTGAAGGCCATAGATGTAGTAGAGGAATAA
- a CDS encoding transcriptional regulator: MTEFLTDRERIIRVLLSSKEPLDVYQIRELAGLDLQPSEIYEELEHVARTLKRQSYKLMVVPARCRNCGYEFRDRERLKKPSKCPVCHSERIEPPKFYIRR, from the coding sequence ATGACCGAATTCCTGACAGACAGAGAGAGGATAATAAGAGTCCTTTTATCCTCTAAAGAGCCTCTCGATGTATATCAAATTAGAGAGCTCGCCGGCCTCGACCTGCAGCCCTCCGAGATCTATGAAGAGTTGGAACATGTGGCCAGAACCTTGAAGCGGCAGAGCTACAAGTTGATGGTGGTGCCGGCCAGATGTAGGAACTGCGGCTACGAGTTCAGAGATAGGGAGAGGCTCAAAAAGCCCTCAAAGTGTCCGGTCTGCCACAGCGAGAGGATAGAGCCGCCTAAGTTCTACATAAGGCGCTAA